CGAAGCGTACATGTATCTGCTGGGTGACGAAAGCAAGATTAGCGAACGAGCGGCCCGCAACCTCGGACGGTTCGGCCACGTGCAGCGAATCCCGAGGGGGTCCGATCCGTACGAGCTGAGCGTCGGGTTCGCGGGATACAAGGACGTCGGCCGGAATCAAGGCTGGATCTTCGGCGAGTGGCCCCGGAACATCGGCTGGGGAATCGCCGAGAGCGGCCACAACTTCATTTTCGTGAATCCGGAGAACTGGCAGATTGCACTCCCGGCCTGCGTCGAAAGCCATCGCGGGAAACACGGACCGATGCTCCACGTCGAACGAGAGACGGTCCCGGACGCCGTCGAGAACTACCTCACGAACCTCATCCGCCCATACGACGCTGCACCCTACGACCGGAAGTACAATCACGGGTGGATCGTTGGAGAGACGGACCAGATCAGTCAACGAGTTCAGGCGCAGCTCCACGCGATGCTCCAGGAGCCACAGGGAGACCAATGAGACGGATCGTCGCCACATTCGACGACACCGAGGACGCGACAGCGGCCAAGCAAGCCCTTCGTGAAGCGGGCCTAGAGCCCGAGGAACCAGAGATCGACAATCCATTCTTCGATCCAGCGACGACGATGCCAGAAGGCCGGGGACTCCTCTGGGGGGGCCTCCTCGGTGGGCTCGTCGGCGCCGTGCTGCTATTCATGCTGGACCAGAACGTATTCTGGATTCCTCGTATCAGCCCAATCATGACCGCTGGCCAGTACATGCTCGTCTTCCTCGGGTTCGGGCTCGGTGCTGCAATCGGTGGATTTCTTGGCGGGGTGGTTGGCGCATCCCGCCCGGTTTCAGCGCTCGATCGACCGAGAGTCGCTGTCATGGTCCCGGACGATCGCATCGGTGAAACGGAGGACTTCCTCCGCGAGCGAGGTGCGACAGCAGTCGATGGAACCGTAACCTACCACGAGCATCCTCACCGAAAAGCCGCGACCGAATCCAGTTCACCGCCTGACTGAACCCGCCACTATAATGAGAATGTCGATAGGCGGTATTTTGTTGCCGTTCCCGCTCGAGTGGGTCAGAGCCATCGAGACAACGTCTCGTTCGCGCCGAGAGACGGTGGTGCTCTACCGATGAGTAAGACTCTTAGAAGTCGACTCCCCGAAAGCGGCTGGCATCTGGCCGATTCCCGGCTGCAATCTAGACAGAGCCGCCCGAGCGGCCGCCTCCCCGGCAGTCGACGGGGGAAGCGAGGCAGCTATCAGTTCCGATCAGCAGGTGAACAGCGATGGACCTAATACTTCTCGCAATCGGCGTCCTCCTCCTCGCCAGTGTCGTCATCGATCTCCTCTGGACGACGCTCTGGGTCGAGGGAGGCGCCGGACCGCTGACCTCGCTGTTGATGGCATGGATCTGGGGTACATTACGACGGTTGGGGGGGAGCGATTCACGAGTCCTTACTCTCTCGGGCCCAGTGATTCTCGTCGGTAGCCTGGCGACGTGGATCGGACTGCTCTGGGGTGGGTGGACGTTCGTTTTCGCCAGCGGAGAGAGTTCGATCATCGATACCCTGAACCGAGATCCCGTCTCCTGGTCTGATTGGGTGTATTTCGCTGGGTACACGATCTTCACGTTAGGGAACGGGGATTTCGTCCCGCAAGAGGGATTCTGGCAGATCATGACGACTCTTACGACGGCGAGCGGGATGCTCTTCGTTACGCTCAGTGTCACCTACGTTCTCAACGTGCTGAGTGCCGTGACGCAGAAACGGTCGTTCGCCAGTGGCGTGAGCGGACTCGGTTCGAACGGGGCGGGGATTCTATGTACGAGCTGGAACGGTGAGGAACTCGAGGGGCTTGCGTTACCCCTGAACACCTTCACTACCCAACTGAACGCGCTGACGTCGAATCACAAGGCCTACCCGATCCTCCATTACTTCCACAGCAAACAAGCTGGGCAATCACCGACGGTGAGCGTCGCCATCTTCGACGAAACATTGTCACTTCTCCAGTTCGGGCTATCCGAACGCTCCCACCCGAGCAACACCATCCTTCGAAACGCCCGTTCGAGCGTCGAGGGCTACCTAAACACGCTCCAGAGTTCGTTCATCGAGCCAGCCGATCGCTCTCCACCGCCACCATCCCTCGATACACTTCGAGAACGGGAACTTCCGACTGTCTCTGATGAGGAGTTTATCACAGCGCTCGCGGACATGGAGGAGCGGCGGCGAACACTACTCGGTCTCGTCGAGTCCGACGAACGAGAATGGCCCTCACCGGACGATGAGTGAGGACGTATTGTCGATCGCGTCGCAACACATTGGATTCGGTTCGACAGAATCAGAACCGCCCACACACCCAACTTCCCCCAAATCAAACTAGTCAAGTCATGGACGACCACGATCGGTCGAAAGACACGGGTACATCGTCGGAGCAGCCACCCGAGTATGGGGACAACGAGGATGATAGGTCGGGGAGTGAAGCCGGGCCCGACGAGGAGGTCTCCCGGACCGAACAGTCACTGGTTGCAGAGGAAGCCACGGGCGCAGACGAAGCCGAGCAGGGATCGCACGAACGCTCTGGGCACCAGATGGATGACGAAGATAATGGACACGATCACGGTGACCACGGTGGAATGCACGAAGGGCACGAGCAGATGTTCCGTCGGCGCTTCTTCGTCTCGACGCTCCTGTCGATTCCCGTCCTCCTGTACAGCGAAGCGCTACAGGGGTGGCTCGGCTTCTCGGTCCCGACGTTTCCGGGCAGCGAGTGGATCAACCCCGTCTTCGCGATAATCGTCTTTGCGTACGGTGGGGTTCCGTTCCTCCAGATGGCGGTGCCGGAACTGAAAGACCGGGCGCCGGGGATGATGACGCTCATCTCGATGGCGATCGTCGTCGCGTTCGTCTACAGCCTCGCCAGCGTGATCTTCCCGACGGAGTCGGCGTTCTTCTGGGAGCTCGTCACCCTCATCGACATCATGCTACTCGGGCACTGGATCGAGATGCGGTCGGTGCGGCGGGCCTCGAGTGCAGTCGACGAACTCGCGAAGCTCATGCCCGACACGGCCGAGCGGATCACCGACGACGGCGAGACCGAGGAAGTTCCAGTGAGCGACCTGACGGAAGACGACCTCGTGCTGGTTCGGCCGGGCGCGAGCGTGCCCGCCGACGGCGTCGTCGACGAGGGAGATTCGGACGTCAACGAATCGATGATCACCGGGGAATCGAAACCCGTCTCGAAGGAGCCCGGCGACGAGGTCATCGGCGGGACGATCAACGGCGACGGCAGTCTCCGCGTTCGCGTCGGTGCGACGGGCGAGGAGACGACGCTCGCGGGCATCATGCGTCTG
This genomic window from Halorubellus sp. JP-L1 contains:
- a CDS encoding potassium channel family protein, yielding MDLILLAIGVLLLASVVIDLLWTTLWVEGGAGPLTSLLMAWIWGTLRRLGGSDSRVLTLSGPVILVGSLATWIGLLWGGWTFVFASGESSIIDTLNRDPVSWSDWVYFAGYTIFTLGNGDFVPQEGFWQIMTTLTTASGMLFVTLSVTYVLNVLSAVTQKRSFASGVSGLGSNGAGILCTSWNGEELEGLALPLNTFTTQLNALTSNHKAYPILHYFHSKQAGQSPTVSVAIFDETLSLLQFGLSERSHPSNTILRNARSSVEGYLNTLQSSFIEPADRSPPPPSLDTLRERELPTVSDEEFITALADMEERRRTLLGLVESDEREWPSPDDE